Sequence from the Sanguibacter keddieii DSM 10542 genome:
ATGATGGTGAAGGTCGTGTCGTCGACGACCTCGAGGCCGGTGAGCGGGGACTCCTCGGTCTCGGACCAGCCCTGGATGTCCTTGAAGAAGTACTGGGACAGCTGGGCGTTGCTCGTCAGCGCACCGAACTGCCAGGCGTCGACGAAGGACTGAGCGGTGACGGGCTCACCGTTGGTGAAGGTGGTGCCGCCCTTGATCTTGACTGTCCAGAGCTGGTTGTCGTCCGAGGTGATGGACTCGGCGAGCTCGTTCTGAGACGCACCGGTCTCGTCGTAGGACACGAGGCCCTGGAAGAGGGCGTCGACGATACGACCGCCACCCACCTCGTTGGTGTTGGTGGGGACGAGCGGGTTCTGGGGCTCGGTGCCGTTCGCACGGATCGGCGTGCCGTCTGCCTTGGTGACCGCGTAGTACAGCGGCACGCTGTTCCAGCCGAAGGCGACGTTCTCGACGGTCTCGGCGGAGCCACCGGTGACGTTCGCGTACCACAGCGGGATGGACGGCAGGTCCTTGAGGAGGATCTCCTGCGCCTGGTCGAAGAAGCCGTTGGCCTCCTCGACCGAGCCGGCGGCGTTGCCCTGCGTCAGGAGGTCGTCGAACTCGGGGTTCGAGTAGTCGCTGTCGTTCGAGCCGGCGCCGGTGCCGTAGAGCGGGCCGAGGAAGTTGTATAGACCCGGATAGTCAGCCTGCCACCCGGTGCGGAAGGAACCGGTCATCTTGCGGTCGGTGACGTCCGAGCGGAGCTCGGCGAAGGTCGCGTAGGGCTTGCCCTCGACGTTGATGCCCAGCGTGTTCTTGATGCTGTTCGCGGTCGCGTCGACCCAGGCCTGGTGGCCACCGTCGGCGTTGTAGGCGATGGTGAAGACGTTGTCGGACGACGATGCCGTCGTCCCGCCGTCACTGCCGGAGTCGCTGCCGCACGCCGTGAGCGCGAGCACGCTGACGGCTGTGGCGGCCGCGACCGCGCTGAGCTTCCTGATCTTCACTGTTCCTCCTGGAAGGACTGGGGGCCCCCGTGACGCATGGATCCCTCCCGTCAGACCCTGGACTGGCCCAGGCGTACGGGAGGGAGGGAGACCGTCGTATGTGAGGAAACTATCTGCTCTGCGATCGGCTCCTGACCACGAGGGCACCCAGACGTCGTTTCGTTACCGAAGTGATACTGGTCAGTAACACTGGAGACACCTGGTTCACATGCTGGACACGGAGGGTGAAAATCGTTGGGAACAGTGTGGTTTCAGGTTCTCTCAAGTGGCACATAAGCGCAAGTACAACGGGCATCGGGCGGACTCGACCCTCGTGCACGGGAACGGCACCGCGGCCCCGCCGACAACCTCCCCCCACCGCTCGAGGTCTGGAGCCGGACGCACGAGAGGCGCGCACCGGCCGTGGCCAGTACGCGCCTCTCGTGGGCTGACGGTCGGGACCGTCAGGTGTGGAGCTCGGTGATGTCGTCGCCCAGCTCGGTGAGCAGGGTGTGCCGCGCCTCGCGACGACGGCGCTGCTCCCCCGGCTCGGGGACCGGTGCCGCTGCGAGAAGACGCCTCGTGTACTCCTCACGCGGGTTGAGCAGCACCTCTTCACGCGTGCCCTGCTCGACGATCTTGCCGTTCTGCAGCACCACGACGCGGTGCGCGAGCATGTCGATGACCGCGAGGTCGTGCGAGACGAAGACGCAGCCGAAGCGGTAGCGCTCCTGCAGCGCGGTGAACATCGCCAGGACGCTCGCCTGGACCGACACG
This genomic interval carries:
- a CDS encoding ABC transporter substrate-binding protein, producing MKIRKLSAVAAATAVSVLALTACGSDSGSDGGTTASSSDNVFTIAYNADGGHQAWVDATANSIKNTLGINVEGKPYATFAELRSDVTDRKMTGSFRTGWQADYPGLYNFLGPLYGTGAGSNDSDYSNPEFDDLLTQGNAAGSVEEANGFFDQAQEILLKDLPSIPLWYANVTGGSAETVENVAFGWNSVPLYYAVTKADGTPIRANGTEPQNPLVPTNTNEVGGGRIVDALFQGLVSYDETGASQNELAESITSDDNQLWTVKIKGGTTFTNGEPVTAQSFVDAWQFGALTSNAQLSQYFFKDIQGWSETEESPLTGLEVVDDTTFTIMLNEPQADYPLRLGYSAYLPLPSVAYDDMAAYGEAPIGNGPYMMNGAWRHNEAVDLVVNPDYSGPRTPANAGVTFVFYDSFDSAYNDLLANNLDVFDGIPDSAFGTFETDLGDRAVNQPAAVFQSFTIPGNLEHFEGEEGELRRQALSMAIDRESITDTIFQGTRTPASDFTSPVIDGWSDTLPGVDVLVYNPEKAKELWAQADAISQW